In one window of Posidoniimonas corsicana DNA:
- a CDS encoding S49 family peptidase, whose product MPDAAQELAATQQALARFNRDVLCVEHDALVKHVTNAALLGFSFEGPDELRVEQRNGVATFHVEGVMVPEAEWPGEVGTAELAAALRAAAADEQIQIGVLLLNSPGGTVAGHADLMAAAREFAAAKPLTAHADGLCCSAAYWLATTAEKLTASAGSIIGSIGVYARLDDSSKLYEKLGVEPVEITTGPLKGIGYPGLPVTAEQRAHLRERVEFIFAAFRGDVAAFRGLSGAALAEVANGGSWYAEQALAARLHDGVQSKSTNPAGNDSATLSSPEEPAMADQATPQAAEPKPASTAELKKTFPKSTAEWREEQTEAGATMADAAVAYAQFQEEQAEQARQERDEAKAEAEKAAEQAQQPAQKTEPAKSGRGASLPKGSPGEAADADTPTDFRAVARTLAKEKGITYREACRRVQREHGEEARRQFIRGVLPG is encoded by the coding sequence ATGCCTGACGCCGCCCAGGAGCTTGCCGCGACGCAGCAGGCGCTCGCCCGATTCAACCGCGACGTGCTGTGCGTCGAGCACGACGCGCTGGTGAAGCACGTCACCAACGCGGCCCTGCTCGGGTTCTCGTTCGAAGGGCCCGACGAGCTGCGGGTCGAGCAGCGGAACGGCGTCGCCACGTTCCACGTGGAGGGCGTGATGGTCCCCGAGGCGGAGTGGCCGGGCGAGGTCGGCACGGCCGAGCTGGCCGCCGCGCTCCGCGCCGCCGCGGCCGACGAGCAGATCCAGATCGGGGTGCTGCTGCTCAACTCGCCGGGCGGGACGGTCGCCGGGCACGCGGACCTGATGGCCGCCGCGCGGGAGTTCGCCGCCGCCAAGCCGCTCACCGCGCACGCCGACGGGCTGTGCTGCAGCGCCGCCTACTGGCTGGCGACCACGGCCGAGAAGCTAACCGCGTCGGCCGGGTCCATCATCGGATCGATCGGCGTGTACGCCCGCTTGGACGACAGCAGCAAGCTGTACGAGAAGCTGGGCGTGGAGCCCGTCGAGATCACCACCGGGCCGCTCAAGGGGATCGGCTACCCCGGTCTGCCGGTCACCGCGGAGCAGAGGGCTCACCTGCGGGAGCGGGTCGAGTTCATCTTCGCCGCGTTCCGGGGCGACGTCGCCGCGTTCCGCGGCCTGTCGGGCGCGGCGCTGGCCGAGGTGGCCAACGGCGGCAGCTGGTACGCGGAGCAGGCGCTCGCCGCCCGGCTGCACGACGGCGTGCAAAGCAAGTCAACCAACCCCGCCGGCAACGACTCGGCGACCCTTTCTTCCCCCGAGGAGCCAGCCATGGCAGATCAAGCAACCCCGCAGGCGGCCGAGCCGAAGCCGGCCAGCACCGCGGAACTCAAGAAGACGTTCCCGAAGTCGACCGCCGAGTGGCGCGAGGAGCAGACCGAGGCGGGCGCGACGATGGCCGACGCCGCGGTCGCCTACGCGCAGTTCCAGGAGGAGCAGGCCGAGCAGGCCCGCCAGGAGCGGGACGAGGCCAAGGCGGAAGCGGAGAAGGCCGCCGAGCAGGCGCAGCAGCCCGCCCAGAAGACCGAGCCCGCCAAGAGCGGCCGCGGCGCGTCGCTGCCCAAGGGAAGCCCGGGCGAAGCGGCCGACGCCGACACGCCGACCGACTTCCGCGCCGTCGCCCGCACGCTGGCCAAAGAAAAAGGCATTACCTACCGCGAGGCGTGCCGCCGCGTGCAGCGCGAGCACGGCGAGGAGGCGCGGCGGCAGTTCATCCGCGGTGTGCTGCCGGGCTAG
- a CDS encoding phage portal protein, whose product MPRTLTPSTSATRALSSAHGEQCDYRASKRQTKLRPKPRGISSQGSGADWHFRNQSDHLWVGELGREYDRNTPIGSRLLDVLVKNVTQRGFDYHPNTGDAKFDAEAKQYIDELLADPKRIDVQGQYTFAQLTRMVLRDTYAAGDAFGVFTADGPLATREAHECRQPRIRGVKHRNNVLGVELDEDRRRVGYHFTHSPISPLSPSVKHEDLYFVEAESIDGDWKTPNVLHLRDPKRVTQTRGVSIFAPIFDYLGMFEDQQFQQLVKQQLANMFLLKRQRDVDFNPKMLGKRLRSGVESDQETEVARLLEELYPGAELQGLPGEQIDLLSANIPANEWFDHMRLVLRIMGVALGVPYVLIMLDTADTNFHGYRGALVEAREAFRDAQGWLAGMWHTPVVEHYLHRWADEDASVARYRERTYREARRRRPKADRFNFLRHSWTLPGWPAVDALKDAQANAVGLATGVMDRDTIARQLDRTGEEQARRVVTGNRDYWMLGVQQAIADLASIGQKDAPLEVIERWASRYAPGPIGDRTQITMSADPAQEAADA is encoded by the coding sequence GTGCCCCGCACGCTGACCCCGTCGACGTCCGCCACCCGAGCGCTTAGCAGCGCGCACGGGGAGCAGTGCGACTACCGGGCGAGCAAGCGGCAGACCAAGCTGCGGCCCAAGCCCCGGGGCATCAGCTCACAGGGCTCCGGCGCCGACTGGCACTTCCGCAACCAGAGCGACCACCTGTGGGTGGGCGAGCTGGGCCGCGAGTACGACCGCAACACGCCGATCGGCTCGCGGCTCTTGGACGTGCTGGTCAAGAACGTGACGCAGCGGGGGTTCGACTACCACCCCAACACGGGCGACGCCAAGTTCGACGCGGAGGCCAAGCAGTACATCGACGAGCTGCTGGCCGACCCCAAGCGGATCGACGTGCAGGGTCAGTACACGTTCGCCCAGCTCACGCGGATGGTGCTGCGCGACACGTACGCGGCGGGCGACGCGTTCGGCGTGTTCACCGCCGACGGGCCGCTGGCGACCCGCGAGGCGCATGAGTGCCGCCAGCCCCGCATCCGCGGCGTCAAGCACAGGAACAACGTGCTGGGCGTGGAGCTGGACGAGGACCGCCGCCGCGTCGGCTACCACTTCACCCACAGCCCGATCAGCCCGCTGAGCCCGTCGGTCAAGCACGAGGACCTGTACTTCGTCGAGGCGGAGAGCATCGACGGCGACTGGAAGACGCCCAACGTGCTGCACCTCCGCGACCCCAAGCGGGTGACGCAGACCCGCGGCGTGTCGATCTTCGCGCCGATCTTCGATTACCTCGGCATGTTCGAGGACCAGCAGTTCCAGCAGCTGGTCAAGCAGCAGCTGGCCAACATGTTCCTGCTCAAGCGGCAGCGTGACGTCGACTTCAACCCCAAGATGCTGGGCAAGCGGCTCCGCAGCGGCGTGGAGTCCGACCAGGAGACCGAGGTCGCCCGGCTGCTGGAGGAGCTGTACCCGGGCGCCGAGCTGCAGGGCCTGCCGGGCGAGCAGATCGACCTCTTGAGCGCCAACATCCCGGCCAACGAGTGGTTCGACCACATGCGGCTGGTGCTGCGGATCATGGGCGTGGCGCTGGGCGTGCCGTACGTGCTGATCATGCTCGACACGGCCGACACCAACTTCCACGGCTACCGCGGCGCGCTGGTGGAGGCCCGCGAGGCGTTCCGCGACGCGCAGGGCTGGCTGGCCGGCATGTGGCACACGCCGGTGGTCGAGCACTACCTGCACCGCTGGGCGGACGAGGACGCGTCGGTCGCCCGCTACCGCGAGCGGACCTACCGCGAGGCCCGCCGCCGCCGGCCCAAGGCGGACCGGTTCAACTTCCTGCGGCACAGCTGGACGCTGCCGGGCTGGCCGGCGGTCGACGCGCTGAAGGACGCGCAGGCCAACGCCGTCGGGCTGGCGACCGGCGTGATGGACCGCGACACGATCGCCCGCCAGCTGGACCGCACCGGCGAGGAGCAGGCCCGCCGCGTGGTCACCGGCAACCGCGACTACTGGATGCTGGGCGTCCAGCAGGCGATCGCGGACCTGGCGAGCATCGGCCAGAAGGACGCCCCGCTGGAGGTGATCGAGCGGTGGGCCAGCCGCTACGCCCCGGGCCCGATCGGCGACCGGACCCAGATCACGATGAGCGCCGACCCGGCGCAGGAGGCCGCCGATGCCTGA